The Homalodisca vitripennis isolate AUS2020 chromosome 7, UT_GWSS_2.1, whole genome shotgun sequence DNA segment GGCAGTACAGACATGTTCTCGCCATCGCTACCAAACTACCGTGTCCTCCCACCCTGCCCATCATCGGCAACGCACTCCTCTTCTTTGGTGACATCACTGGcaagtttattaaatgttatatttcatacGGGAACTATAATTAATCTATTATTGTTTGGGTTTGTGGTGATAAACGGGAATTTTCTGAGGGTCTAGACCAGATGTAGAATGCTCTAACATCAGATTAATTTAGTGGTTTGGTcgtaaaagatatatttattgcGATGAACTGAAGACTTTCAGATGGCATCTGCTgcgtaaaataaaacattacagtttGTGACGTACCTGAAGACTACTCCTGGGATCTGGGTAAAGTAGAAACCGGATGAAACGTTTAAAAGATAATATCCAGGTGCAAACCATAACTTTCATCTTAGGAAAAGTAACGTCTTTTTGAACATATTGTGTCattcataagaaataaaattttaaaatattaaagctatGTCATTATAGATAAAAAGAGCCAAAAAATCCAAAAAGCCAAATTATGTCTAATCACTTggcaaaaactcaaaataaaagaaaatataaaatacagaattaaacaagacaaaaaattaaaagatttatgatcagaaattttaaattgcagtGTACGCACCTTTAGAACGTGTTGTTTATTCATCATGGTGTAAATGGACAAATTATGTATAAAGCGTATCAAAAGCAATATGCATTTACCCTCTTTAACtctttaactttttttttgatCGTGTCTTATATGCAACTCCGTCAAATAGTTAGAACCCCTATCTCAATTATTTAACACCTATTGTTTTAATAGAGGTGTCGTCCAGAAAAACTGTTCTATGTCGATTGATAATTGGAATGTATTATTATTGGATTACTCTTCTTCAAAGAAGCAGATCTTTTGCAGGAGAATGCCAGCAACCTACAGTCCACCTCCTCAACCAAGACAATAGAACAGCCTTGTTCCATTACAGACATAAAAAATACAGGGTTTTTGGTCAACATTTAAGAAAAACATCCTTTTAGAGTTATTTATGTATTCTTAATTTTTGATGATGAAGAACTACTGTATATGATACAAAGGCTATCTGCTTTCAGATGTGACTAAAAATCTACTAAAATTAAGTTCGGATTCCAATGGCATATTCTGCTTTTGGATTGGCCCCAATTCCTATTTTCGTAGTAGTAGACCCAGCGGATATCCAAGTAAGTATAACCTAATCATAATGATTAAGTTTTTAggtgtaataatttattgatatttagtcACTGTTCACTATTTCTATACGGCAACTAATAATTAGAATGAAAACAGATGTATCTACATGTACTACAGACCTAGAGTTTTATTACGGTCCACCCTATTGACATTTTGAGAAGACAACTCAATacattgtttactattatatttttgcaaAGGAGTTAAATATTTGGTTATAGTAAtacggaaaaaataatttttagcattacatttaaaatctaacatacaaaacgttataaaattaaatgtaagaatATCCTTAATTATATGTCATTAGAAATCGATCCCTTATTGAGTAAAATCAAATGCTCTAAAACCATGCTTATAAAATGATCACGTGAAACCAAATTCTGTCCACCCTTTTGCGGGTTTTTCCCTATTATATATAGACACACGTTTAAATAATACGACTATTAACTAAATCACTTGTTTTCAGGTTATTTTGAACAGCTCTAGTATGCTAGAGAAAGATAATATCTACTCCCTGCTCAAAGTGTGTTTGGGCAATAATATTCTTTCATCTCCAGGtgagcatattttattactaacaaaaCGTTACTTATATAATCTtactatctataaatatatatttaaatgaatacagcaaaaaatttaatattttaaagtaccaTACTCATGATATGAACTCAGTCACTATTTTCAGTTGTAAAGCAAAGCTACcgagttatacatttttattttacaaaatatttactacaataccAGATAAATAATGGTCATTAGACCTGTTTTCTAAGAAAtgttactgtttaaaattaagtatgtgATTCCATTCTTCAAGCGccgtattaatttttatgtttgaaatagtAGTTCAGATATCTTTAAAAGGAAGAATAAACAGTGAAATGTATTGCTATTTTAGGctactaaaattacatttaaaatacatttgtgcTACAGTTCACATCTGGAGGAAGTACCGGAGGCTGATGAACCCCGTGATGCATCCTTCTAATGTAGAGAACTTCCTTCCGGTCTTCAACGAAGTCGGTAGGAAGTTAACAGAACAGTTATCGGTCAGCTCCCCACCTTCAGATCGTACTGATGAGATTTTTGAAATGGCTGTGACTGCTAGCACAAGTAAGTATGTTAATTTTCGCAATGGAGattgtatagaaaattaaattatattaaaaaaataattcaaaccagCGTTAAAATACATTGCAtttgaagaaattatattattttttgaatactTGTTGTTTATCCTATGCAAAATTGAAAGCCTAAGGGGCATAAAAGCAGTGTAAAAGTAATTAAtcctttaattttagattatttatagtttaattatattattatgtagatGATCATTGACCATTATAAAGATATTACCTTGTATATGCTGTAATATGACTAAGTGTTTAACAGAATAAGTATTAGCTGCAAATTCGTCAACAATGTTTATCCATAATTTTCTACACTTAACCCAGGCTCTGTTCAATGTCAAAAACCTGTCTAGAGTACAAACAGGAGCTTGTTAGTTTCGAGTAACGTTTATATTATCggtctataaataataatttactatcgaattttttttactttgcacTTAATATAATTGACAATCACAACTTATCGGCACCGTAGATTACGAGATGTAAAGAGTTTCAAAGAAAACAATGAATTTCACCCAAAGAATCTTATctctaactaaaaaaaaaccaacttcatGTCCGGCTAAAAGATTATACCAATGAAAGAAACCTCCAACAACCAAATTCGTACATAAACCTTGACAATTTTAGGAGCAAAATATAGGGCCAAAAGCGGCTTGCCTTTAACCCTTCCTACTTCTGACAATCGTCTTCCTGTTCTATTGTTTCAAATAACATGATGCGGTGCCAAAGAAAGAGCCGACATCGTTTTTAGTGTTAGTATTCCACTTTCAACTGTGCCGGTGTGATGTCTGATCGTGTTTCTCGTGCTTATGACTTTTGCATGGGACATGCCTGGAGAAGAGTCCAAGCAGTTTTTGGGaatgtttgaaccctttttctttcccttctttttctttttatgttctttatttttatatggacTATTACCTCCTCCACCAGACGAAGATACAGATTagaatcctcgaaacgttgtgttacatcTGTTGTAGCCAAGGATGGCAAATGACCGAAATCAAGTTATCCTGATTCCTCTTGGTGAAAGAAAAATTTATAGAAGTCAAGAGCCGACGCACTTTTGAGTAAAACCCAGGCACGATAGTGAAATGTGTTGGGCCATACTCCTATACATTTCTATTAATATCTGGAGTGCTCCAAGGCTCAAATGTTTTACCGTTTTTATTAATCTTctttgtaaattacatatataatataattcttactAAATGCCTCGTGTTCGCTGATGAAGTTAAGATATTCCTCGAAGCAATCGATAGTTGACACTGTGTGTAATAATACTGTGAAGCCTTGCAGGATGCCTTATGTTCTATTGCAGCCTTAATTAATTTGAATGCAATGGAATACTATTTTAGAAGATGTACGATTCAGAATTATGTAAAACTTAGCACGCCCATTGACTTATACAAATCCATGTAggacaaaattgataaatttaaagacCTTGGAGTACTAATGTCTTCAAGACCTTGGAATCATATTGCTTATGTGAGCAGAAGTGCCAATACACAGATGTGATTGTTATGCAAAGTGATTAAAAACTTCCTTCTTCTATCAATCCTGGTTAAACTTTGCAAAATCATAGTCCTACCGATTCTGGAGTACTGTTAAGTGACATAGTGTTACATATCAACGATATTCATGTTGCTATTCTTGATTTCTTCAATATTAGACTTTTGTTCTATTTGGGTTGGGTTTTTTAGTTATGTTTAACCTTGAAATGCCTGTAAATGTTTCAGTACCTCCCAAAGTCTACCACTGTTAGCAACGAGCAAAAGGATAGCGAGAGTGAAATAGAGATATTATATCCGTTATAATCTCCAATAATTGCTTTATATCGCTGCCACAAATTACATAGTTATTAATGCTTAGTTGATATAGTCGtagaaattatgttatttctaaataggtttttactattatttaatgcttatattttttatattgttattagttattttataaatggtaatgTTTGGTTGGCTTAGatttgttactatatattttatatatatacctaCAGCACTcttttaacaatacattattatattaatatttatgacacaTATGATATAAATTACAGATGTTTATGTCAGCACGCCATCTAATGCTGAAAATGTTCATGTACAATGAGTTTgccgttggaataaataaatgcgTCCCTCTGTCTGTCTATGCGATATCTACTACTTTCATTTCGTCGGTCCCTGAATGTGAAGTCTATAAGAGTAGTGGACTGTATCAAACAATAGAAGTGGAGGAGGGTGCACCCTTTCTCTGTAGAGGAGGTTGATTTGGCGATGACTAAAAACACTTGTGTTgtcattaattgtttaaaaagttcaatataaaatgaaataatactgaCACTTTGGGTAAGTATGTCCGCGGTAAATAAGTGTACTATGTAGATGGATAGCGGAAAGGGAATCACCTATTTGATTTGATAATTAGAAGGCATTAGTTAGGCCGGGGCTGTGAagattgatttgaaatttatgaatgactagctgtttcccgcggcttcgcacgcgtctcttaagctttgcccgtatatttctttgccttcaaatagtgtttggatattttaatatacgtaactactgtgttgtaattgcagtttataatgtgcaggcgctttgataacttttatatcttgcagtacagcctggtggttagttacatcaatgggcatcgcgtataaaccttctacatagaaaaatacaaatttttcatagtgatcggtccaatagtttctgagtctataaaggacaaacacacaaacattcatttttatatattatgattgcagaaacagtttaaacaaaatttgtcgtttctcttaagcttactctatgctttaaaactataagtgtaaagaaatttatatataaatatatttttgtcgcattatatatgtttacaaagaacagctgattaaaaatttgaaaagactctttcacttaataacatatgtttgctgcaatgcatttcttacgggtatttctgtaaccagtggggcggaatcctgaatcgggaaagggataaaaagtatcctataaccttctacagatcaagacgaacaaattaaaaaaaaaattaggcgaatccgtccagccgtttgtgagtgatgctgttacacacgaacagtttcatttttatatatatagatatgatGTGGATAAAGTTGTTAAGAAAAATTGTAGGATTAGAGAAAATACTCGCCTTTGTTCCTCTTTCAGTCAGAACTGGTATAATCTCGTACTAAAACAGTAActgctgttttatatatatatatatatatatatatatatatatatataatattatatatatatataatatatatatataaaggaaaagAGCTGAAACCATTGAGTTGTATTCTAGTTAATTTCATTGTTTCCGCATTGTTTCAGAATCATTACTTTCAAGAAACCTCAAGATTGATAATTTAATGGATGGCAAATTTGCAATTCATAAGTAAGTTGGCTTTATAGTTTTTACTTTGCAACATGCAGTTTTAAAAGGAAACATTGTTTGTTTCAATTATTCTTAAACACGTACAAACTGTAACTAAATGACACACATTTCCTTCTGTTCTTAGTATTGGCAAGCTACTCATCTTACGGATATTCAAGTTTTGGTTACATATTGACTGGCTGTTTAAAGTGTTCTATGGGAAGGAGCtgaaagaatctttaaaaaattcgGGACCAATGTATGGACGTTATCAGTCAGGTATGTTGATTACAGGTgcttaaaacttaattatagGATACGGGGAAGAAAGCTTTCCACAATGGTCCCCAGAAATtcacttcaataaaaaaatcttcattttaAACAATCGCTAAGTAAAAGTATAAGTAATGCACGATATTTCTTAatgatatacttttaaataatgtcttctcataattaaatttaatatatcaaaaattgCGTATAAATACAGTAGAATTATTCAGTGTTAAGTGTCAGTTATGGcatctatataaattatatattgacaCTAACTTTAAacgtatgttttatatatttaagcttGTACCTTTcatcattttgaaacattttttttggtCTCAAAAAGGAATCCATAGCAAAAAGTAGCTTATATAATACGCCTATACGTATATTGATTtgcataattatttacaatgttatatacatgtacatattttcgtcaaaatatgaacaaaaattcACGTCAAGGAAACCAGTACACTGCCTTACCTACACTACAAGAGTTGACATCATGTTTCACATAAAACATTCTTACGATAATTATGCAGTACTTCCCGGGGCTAGATGAAACTAACAGTATATTAAATACGGTCGACAACATTTTGGAATCATCCCCCTTGACacacaatttgtttacaaaacaccGTAGAATTGTTTTAGTACAGACTCTAATCTGAAGAACCTTTTTAAGACCTAAATTATTCTCTAACCAATTTCCAAATTCAAATGCTAATAAAAGGCTTATAGTCTGCCATTCTTGAGAAGACAAGCATTGTGCTACACGCAACATTCTAAATCCAtctaaaactttaacaaataGCGCAACTAGTAAAACATATCCAATTGAAATTACGTTAACTGTAAATCAAATAATGTGATTTATCAGTTGTCATTAAAATTTTTGTCCCTAAGACTATATTTGGTTTTAAggacaaatcccttacatattaggaattaataacaaacttttttcaTCCAACAGACACGACAACGAATTAGTTTCACAACACGTATTGGCTCAtacgaaaatatttaataactgttattaattaggagggatttgtaaagtaccagaagattctaCCAAAATCGAATTCGAAAATTTCAAACAAGCGTATCAATTACTCtaagtaaaaaatttcatttttggtttaaaaaagaaataatatttttttaacagtcaaattagttttaaaccaaaatttacagtcaaagttcttttaagaattttcaataaaaaagccaacaaaattgtttatatatttttcagttttaaggtGTTATAACGCACTTGATGTCATTTATAATGTCAATGTTAATATAAGACCACtttcctaaatttttttataacatacgaaggagttaacaaaatttaaaagaagattAGATCATTTCAGCTGTcactaaaaattaattgtatgtttgcATTTATCcttggtttttatacacaattttacatCCTTTTTGAGAACGACATTATGTTAGAATTATTTAACGATTGTACGTAGTGATCTTTTAATTCttgtgtgtacgtgtgtgtgtgtgtgtgtgtgtgtgtgtgtgtgtgtgtgtgtgtgtgtgtgtgtgtgtttgtgtgtaatgTGTGTTTTCAGCATTATAAAACGTAAATGATTCTTATAGGAATGGAAAGAAGGAGCGACTATTAAAAAGGAAGTGATTCCAGGCGCAAATCAGGACATCGAACGTAAGTACATATTTTCctgttattatacatatttagtaacaatataaaaaaatgtattactattttgTTCCTTTGTAAGAAACAATTGTTCCTTTTGTTGATGACACCGTCCTGGTTTCTACTTATTGTATGTAAGAAGAGGCATACTGTCGCCGAACTTTGGATCTAGTTAGCACAATTCTCTAACTGTCAATAACACAAAGATGATAGggtaaatattattgtacttttttatacaaaattctaaatGGTCCAGGTCCAATACTCTTCATATTTCATTCCTGCAGCGATCCTCGGCCAACTGCCTTCAGCTGCGGCGTAGATGAACAATATATAAGTACATTGGTGTAATAACAGATAAAAGATTACCTTGGTTTCACACGTTCAATAcatcaaaacttttttttatccTATGCTCTATGCTTTCATGCAGTTTTCTCAGATATTGTGCGTGGATCACTTTAAGGATGTTTACTTGGCCTACGTCACGTGAGTGTAGCAGTACCACATCGTGACGTGGTAAGGTGTTTCTTCTGAGCTGTAGCCCAAGGAAACACTACGACATTATATGTTAAGGTTTTCATGTTCTCATCATTAAGCAAAAGTGTTATAAGATATACAGTCACATATTACAGAACAGTCAGTTTGTTAAAAGAAATGATATCAATGCAATTTAACAGAGTATGTGATGGAAGAATTGAACGTCCCAGAGATTTTCACCCAATCTGGGGGGTAAAGTATGACATAAATGGTAGCTTAAGATAATCAGGCAGTTCCCATAGAATCTTTTAGAAAGACCTTAAAAGATACACAAGTTTTCTTTACGTCTACCCTGACATTTCTATATATGGGTGTATTGGAACCAAAATTAAGTTGTAGGATATAAAACAAGGTACCAACCATGTGGTGCGTAACGTGCTTTTCTAAAGTTCTGTGCAACATATCAACCTTGCTGttcttaaaacagatttaaaattttttccagcTCTTCACGTGATAAGCTTCGTGAAATCTCAGCTAATAACACGATCGTTCAACAAAACAGTGAATTTAATCAAACTGTAGTTTGGTGCTTAAAATGACAGAGCAGCATGGCCAAAGAAGCTACTACCAATTTTCACAGTAAGCCTTAATATGTGTTAGGTTTAGTCAATAATGactaaattttacatggataaaTTGTTAACTAACAGATTTTTCTTTGAGCACTTTCAAAATAAAGGAGATGAACATTCAGGATCAAAATTACACAGCAAAGCTCAGGCAGTAAAACCCGTCAATTACTTATCAGTAAATGTAAAATCGGAATGTATTGACCCTAAGGGATAGATTTTTTGCCCATTTTCGTTTTCTATAACATACATGAAGTAGTCACGTTGTTTCAGCACGAAAAAGTTGTGCAGTATGCGTGGACACGACTTTTCTTAAATACGCCTTTTTAAAGACCTTTGCGTCTGCATTGTGAGTGAATGGTACACGCTTTACGTCCGTTGGATAGCCGCATTGCCTacaattgtaaatgtattatataaagctggaaaattacaaaatgtatttcaaaacagCTTGATAACATATTAAAGGTGCATAAggtttaactaaaaaatttagtaaataaaactaaagtgtctttattaaataaattttaatcataatgtgtatgtatgttttataaattaacggATTAACAATGGATTGGAGCTCCCAAGAGGCTGGAAATTAGCCATATGCTGAAAGCGTCTCGAAACTAGATGATGAATAATGAAGAAATCTTAGAAACTGGAAC contains these protein-coding regions:
- the LOC124366763 gene encoding uncharacterized protein LOC124366763; this encodes MSVLLVLLYAVCLKLLLTMYLRFRWEYRHVLATATKLPCPHTLPIIGNALLFFGDITGARSPTPVQPRQCQFFLVLLYAVCLLLLTMYLRFRWQYRHVLAIATKLPCPPTLPIIGNALLFFGDITVHIWRKYRRLMNPVMHPSNVENFLPVFNEVGRKLTEQLSVSSPPSDRTDEIFEMAVTASTKSLLSRNLKIDNLMDGKFAIHNIGKLLILRIFKFWLHIDWLFKVFYGKELKESLKNSGPMYGRYQSGMLITGA